One stretch of Carcharodon carcharias isolate sCarCar2 chromosome 20, sCarCar2.pri, whole genome shotgun sequence DNA includes these proteins:
- the lin52 gene encoding protein lin-52 homolog isoform X2 — MASPSAGADLEQSLLSFEKLDRASPDLWPEQMPGVAEFAASFKSPITSSPPKWMAELEKDDIDMLKELGSLTTANLMEKVRGLQNLAYQLGLDESADRLAW; from the exons ATGGCGTCGCCGAGTGCGG GTGCAGATTTGGAGCAGTCTTTGTTGAGCTTCGAGAAACTAGATCGAGCTTCACCAGATTTATGGCCAGAACAAA TGCCAGGGGTAGCAGAATTTGCAGCATCTTTCAAGAGT CCTATTACCAGCTCTCCACCCAAGTGGATGGCAGAACTTGAGAAAGATGACATTGACATGCTTAAAG AATTGGGAAGTCTTACTACTGCTAACTTAATGGAGAAGGTACGAGGACTACAGAATCTTGCTTACCAGTTAGGACTGGACGAAT